Proteins found in one Miscanthus floridulus cultivar M001 chromosome 4, ASM1932011v1, whole genome shotgun sequence genomic segment:
- the LOC136549119 gene encoding probable glutathione S-transferase produces the protein MAAAPSASLEAFASHGDDATPRILPAEPYADDGEARVRLVAETKASLAVLDAELQGHGKRFFGGDDLAACTLAHWLGVLEEVAGVRLVAEGEYPALRRWAEQYTSHAVVRRSLPAGTSSSPSSLPTRRGTGPWSTQRCSRQE, from the exons ATGGCGGCCGCGCCGTCTGCGAGTCTCGAGGCCTTCGCCTCCCACGGCGACGACGCCACGCCGAGGATCCTGCCGGCCGAGCCCTAC gcggacgacggcgaggcgcgggTGCGGTTGGTGGCGGAGACGAAGGCGAGCCTGGCGGTGCTGGACGCGGAGCTCCAAGGCCATGGGAAGAGGTTCTTCGGCGGCGACGACCTCGCCGCCTGCACGCTGGCGCACTGGCTCGGCGTGCTGGAGGAGGTGGCCGGGGTGCGCCTCGTGGCGGAGGGAGAGTACCCGGCTCTGCGCCGGTGGGCCGAGCAGTACACCTCCCACGCGGTCGTCAGGCGGTCCCTGCCGGCAGGGACCAGCTCGTCGCCTTCTTCGCTGCCAACCAGGAGAGGTACAGGTCCATGGTCAACGCAGCGGTGCAGTAGGCAGGAGTAG
- the LOC136552695 gene encoding uncharacterized protein, which produces MMPMASSSLARLLVAVVLLFTSSALLCADASVHECAGERFAADGNAFVLHGGSEGVYASAKAAAFIRFEKVAFRRTPESAAAAEEDGNRTATVTAVIFEAGDRDAVGGADVSVSGGRALCCTPDMARIGACTEGSATYRALNGTGWPRVFAASFLPGSLEAAFPDETVAMARTGMYTLLFVHCDASLAGGQVAARGKTIWKNSRGYLPGRMAPLLPFYGAMSLAFAALAAYWFAQCARFWREVVPLQSCATLVIALGMLEAATWYFDLAEFNESGVRPRGATFWAATSGALRGAAARVLVLAVAMGHGVVRPALSWLKSARVAGLGAAFFVAAEALEVSENVGTVSDHSPSPTRRLFLLLPVAALNAVFVYWIFSSLSKTLNKLKAKRMTAKLEMYRRLNNALIIAVAVSLGWITFEIHFKLTDEYNERWRAAWVIPAVWQLISFSLLCAVCLMWAPSQSSTRYAYLEDEEEEGEDEDRDVEDTRPLIRPGPLSYVDNWAISVSKDATTIILRTDSGVYAKAAGDGGKRV; this is translated from the exons ATGATGCCAATGGCCTCCTCTAGCCTCGCCCGCCTCCTGGTGGCCGTGGTCTTGCTGTTCACGTCGTCCGCCCTCCTCTGCGCCGACGCGTCGGTGCACGAGTGCGCCGGTGAACGGTTCGCGGCCGACGGTAACGCCTTCGTCCTCCACGGCGGCAGCGAGGGCGTGTACGCCTCCGCTAAGGCCGCCGCGTTCATCCG CTTCGAGAAGGTCGCGTTCAGAAGGACGCCCGAGTCGGCCGCTGCGGCCGAGGAGGACGGCAACCGCACGGCCACGGTCACGGCTGTCATCTTCGAGGCCGGTGACCGCGACGCCGTCGGGGGCGCGGACGTCTCCGTCTCCGGCGGTCGCGCGCTCTGCTGCACGCCGGACATGGCGAGGATCGGGGCGTGCACCGAGGGGTCGGCGACGTACCGCGCGCTGAACGGCACCGGCTGGCCCAGGGTGTTCGCGGCCTCCTTCCTCCCGGGCAGCCTCGAGGCGGCGTTCCCGGACGAGACCGTCGCCATGGCGCGCACCGGCATGTACACCCTCCTGTTCGTCCACTGCGACGCCTCGCTCGCCGGCGGGCAGGTGGCCGCGCGGGGCAAGACCATCTGGAAGAACAGCCGCGGATACCTCCCGGGGCGGATGGCGCCGCTTCTGCCCTTCTACGGCGCCATGTCGCTGGCGTTCGCGGCGCTGGCGGCGTACTGGTTCGCGCAGTGCGCGCGGTTCTGGCGGGAGGTGGTGCCGCTCCAGAGCTGCGCCACGCTGGTGATCGCGCTGGGGATGCTGGAGGCCGCCACCTGGTACTTCGACCTCGCCGAGTTCAACGAGTCCGGCGTCCGCCCCCGCGGCGCCACGTTCTGGGCGGCCACGTCCGGCGCGCTCCGCGGCGCGGCGGCCCGCGTGCTGGTGCTGGCCGTGGCCATGGGCCACGGCGTGGTGCGGCCAGCGCTGTCGTGGCTCAAGAGCGCCAGGGTGGCCGGACTCGGCGCCGCGTTCTTCGTCGCTGCGGAGGCGCTCGAGGTCAGCGAGAACGTCGGCACCGTGAGCGACCACTCGCCGTCGCCCACGAGGAGGCTGTTCCTGCTGCTCCCTGTGGCGGCCCTCAACGCGGTGTTCGTGTACTGGATATTCAGCTCACTGTCGAAGACGCTGAACAAACTTAAG GCGAAACGAATGACGGCGAAGCTGGAGatgtaccggaggttgaacaacgccttgatcatcgcGGTGGCCGTGTCACTCGGCTGGATCACATTTGAG ATCCACTTCAAGTTGACGGACGAGTACAACGAGCGGTGGCGCGCGGCGTGGGTGATCCCGGCGGTGTGGCAGCTCATCTCCTTCTCGCTGCTGTGCGCCGTCTGCCTCATGTGGGCGCCCTCGCAGAGCTCGACGAGGTACGCCTACCTggaagacgaggaggaggagggcgaggaCGAGGACCGCGACGTGGAGGACACGCGGCCGCTGATCCGGCCCGGCCCGCTGTCGTACGTGGACAACTGGGCCATCTCCGTGTCCAAGGACGCCACCACCATCATTCTGAGAACCGACTCCGGCGTGTACGCGAAAGCCGCCGGCGATGGAGGCAAGCGGGTGTAG
- the LOC136550377 gene encoding pentatricopeptide repeat-containing protein At1g63070, mitochondrial-like has product MRRVVPLFLRRALVIRSYPPVSRLSSQACWLNSSDNEEPSQSSAYGDYRSRRLLPLITLAVRASNWDAARNISFRECVRLYGPSQSVGLFALIVQAFLPRRIREVRRLIQSIVDYCGNAGSELFELAPMLVSNLGQSMTLLQVYAVVIRIFVESSMFEDALLTYVEAKNVGVDRRLCNFLLKCLVEGNRIMYARSLFDDMKSCGPSPNVCSYSILMSMYTHGERLCLNEAFDLLCEMESNGVRPNATTYGTYLYGLCRSRQVTSAWDFLQTLSQSGGPCSNYCFNAVIHGFCSEGQVDKAIEVFHGMKKCGFVPDVHSYSILVDGFCKHGDLLKGYDMLDEMARNGICPNQVSYSSLLHGLCKTGQVALALKIFKNLQDHGFEHDQINYSIILHGCCQHVDLKAISDLWFDMIHHDIAPDVYNYTSLIYALCRHRNLQDALGVFELMLENGLSPNIVTCTILVDRFSKEGLVGEAFLFLDRIHRSLGIVPNLCMYRVIINGLCKTNKYSDVWKFLADMIKRGYVPDVVLYSIIIDGFVKALKLQEALRLYRKMLDEGVKPNTFTYSSLINGLCNDDRLPEAMGLIRDMIGEDLLLDNVLCTSIIACYCRRLNMKAANEWLRQMERSGVFPDAFVYTCMIDGYSKVLAMDGARLMMEEMEKRKLKPTVVTYTALIIGYLKTGDEKEACMMYESMRHAGISPDVKLRCILGIGNDRGDCDDSQKANGVT; this is encoded by the coding sequence ATGCGCCGGGTGGTCCCATTGTTTCTGCGCCGAGCCCTTGTCATCAGGAGCTATCCCCCAGTGTCGCGCCTTTCCTCTCAGGCTTGTTGGTTGAATAGCTCTGATAACGAAGAGCCCAGTCAGAGTTCTGCTTATGGTGACTATAGAAGTCGTCGTCTGCTTCCCTTGATCACACTAGCAGTGCGGGCTTCGAACTGGGATGCTGCCAGAAATATAAGCTTCAGGGAGTGTGTGAGGTTATACGGGCCATCTCAGTCAGTTGGTTTGTTTGCTTTGATTGTGCAGGCGTTCTTGCCGCGGAGAATCAGAGAGGTCCGACGCTTGATTCAGAGCATTGTTGATTACTGTGGAAATGCTGGGTCAGAGTTGTTTGAGTTGGCTCCTATGTTGGTCAGCAATTTGGGTCAGTCAATGACGCTGTTACAAGTTTATGCTGTAGTCATCCGTATTTTTGTAGAGTCGTCGATGTTTGAGGATGCTCTTCTCACTTATGTTGAGGCCAAGAATGTTGGTGTTGACAGACGTTTGTGCAATTTCTTGCTGAAGTGTTTAGTCGAGGGGAATCGGATCATGTATGCGAGGAGTTTATTTGATGACATGAAAAGTTGTGGTCCTTCACCCAATGTCTGCTCTTATTCAATTTTGATGAGTATGTACACACATGGAGAGAGGTTATGCTTAAATGAAGCTTTTGACCTTCTTTGTGAAATGGAATCGAATGGTGTGAGACCGAACGCTACAACATATGGAACTTACCTCTATGGGCTTTGCCGTTCCAGACAGGTAACATCTGCATGGGActttcttcaaactctttctcagAGTGGAGGCCCTTGCAGCAATTATTGTTTCAATGCTGTGATTCATGGTTTCTGCAGCGAGGGTCAGGTTGACAAAGCCATAGAAGTGTTTCATGGGATGAAGAAATGTGGGTTTGTCCCAGATGTCCACAGCTACAGCATATTAGTTGATGGGTTTTGCAAACATGGGGATTTATTGAAAGGTTATGACATGCTTGATGAAATGGCAAGAAATGGAATATGTCCTAATCAAGTGAGTTACAGTTCACTTCTGCATGGCCTTTGCAAAACTGGACAGGTTGCATTGGCATTAAAGATTTTCAAGAACCTCCAAGACCATGGTTTTGAGCATGACCAGATAAATTACAGCATCATTCTTCATGGCTGTTGCCAACATGTAGATCTCAAGGCCATCTCTGACCTTTGGTTTGACATGATTCATCATGATATCGCTCCAGATGTTTACAATTATACCAGTCTGATTTACGCATTATGTAGACATAGAAACCTTCAAGATGCATTGGGAGTGTTTGAGCTCATGCTTGAAAATGGGTTGAGTCCCAACATTGTGACATGCACAATCCTAGTTGACAGGTTTAGCAAAGAAGGGCTAGTTGGTGAAGCCTTCCTATTCCTGGATAGAATACATCGGTCATTGGGAATCGTCCCAAACCTTTGCATGTACAGAGTTATTATCAATGGCCTTTGCAAGACCAACAAATATAGTGATGTGTGGAAATTTTTAGCAGACATGATAAAGAGGGGCTATGTTCCTGATGTTGTcctttacagtattattattgaTGGCTTCGTGAAAGCTCTGAAGTTGCAGGAGGCCTTAAGGTTGTACCGTAAGATGTTGGATGAAGGCGTAAAACCTAACACATTTACATATTCTAGCCTCATAAATGGGCTGTGTAATGATGATAGACTTCCTGAAGCTATGGGATTGATTAGGGATATGATTGGGGAAGACCTGTTACTTGACAATGTTTTGTGCACGTCTATCATTGCTTGCTATTGTAGGCGTTTAAATATGAAGGCTGCTAATGAATGGCTCagacaaatggaaagaagtggtgTGTTCCCAGATGCTTTTGTATATACTTGTATGATTGATGGTTATAGTAAAGTGCTTGCAATGGATGGTGCACGCTTGATGATGGAAGAAATGGAAAAAAGAAAGCTTAAACCTACTGTAGTAACCTACACAGCTCTCATTATTGGATACCTTAAAACGGGGGATGAGAAGGAAGCTTGTATGATGTATGAGAGTATGCGTCATGCAGGCATTTCTCCAGATGTCAAGCTGCGTTGCATTTTGGGCATTGGCAATGACAGGGGTGATTGTGATGATTCTCAGAAAGCGAATGGTGTAACATAA